In the genome of Ananas comosus cultivar F153 linkage group 11, ASM154086v1, whole genome shotgun sequence, one region contains:
- the LOC109717039 gene encoding uncharacterized protein LOC109717039 — MKVEMRFSNQFLKFGLKKGLYAFTFLLAMLIILLSVASLSKFYSQSSILSTYKFGIYGDVHNKRMEDRVDEIMDTVMNKLVEEIEHLKELTRDSGADQSELKHERLKHTSFLIEMLGLVGSAKSVLPSERRHAPHGESLGRNAHPLSKSGQPYDEMIEYFLVEEIRKYARIKPSRLGKQNFMGANGTFTSIGHACFAMKEELEEYMDYDVGDFCKDDWRQAQRLMVHGCDPLPRRRCFSRAPKLYAKPFPINESMWKLPDDRNVRWSQYRCKNFACLAKNATKKGFFKCSDCFNLTRHEMPRWMELVYPDPASNLTADFLIKEVLQLKPGEIRIGLDFSVGTGTFAARMREFNVTIVSATINLGAPFNEMIALRGLVPIYLTINQRLPFFDNTLDIIHTTRFLDGWIDLILLDFVLYDWDRVLRPGGLLWIDSFFCAKEDLDDYLEAFKILRYKKHKWVIVPKMDKDGEEVFFSAVLEKPPRPF, encoded by the coding sequence ATGAAGGTGGAAATGAGATTCTCAAATCAGTTTTTGAAGTTTGGACTAAAGAAGGGGCTATATGCATTCACCTTTCTTCTAGCCATGTTGATAATTCTCCTCAGTGTGGCCTcactctcaaaattttattcccAAAGCTCCATTTTGAGCACCTAcaaatttggcatatatggtgATGTGCACAATAAGAGAATGGAAGATAGAGTTGATGAGATCATGGATACAGTTATGAACAAGCTTGTTGAAGAGATAGAGCATCTAAAGGAGCTAACAAGAGATTCTGGAGCAGACCAATCTGAGTTGAAGCATGAGAGATTGAAACACACTTCTTTTCTCATTGAAATGTTAGGCCTAGTGGGCTCTGCTAAGTCCGTGCTGCCTAGTGAGCGGCGACATGCTCCTCACGGAGAAAGCCTCGGCCGTAATGCTCATCCGTTGTCTAAGAGTGGTCAACCGTACGATGAAATGATCGAATACTTTCTTGTGGAGGAGATAAGGAAGTATGCGAGGATTAAGCCGAGCAGGCTGGGGAAGCAGAATTTCATGGGCGCCAACGGGACGTTCACGAGCATCGGCCATGCGTGTTTTGCGATGAAAGAAGAGCTCGAGGAGTACATGGACTACGATGTGGGCGACTTCTGCAAAGATGATTGGAGACAGGCCCAGAGACTAATGGTCCACGGCTGCGACCCCTTACCTAGAAGGAGATGCTTTTCTAGAGCTCcaaagctatatgctaagcctTTTCCTATAAATGAATCCATGTGGAAGCTCCCTGACGATCGGAACGTGCGGTGGAGCCAATACAGATGCAAGAACTTTGCTTGCCTCGCGAAGAACGCCACGAAGAAAGGTTTTTTCAAGTGTTCTGATTGCTTTAATCTCACGCGCCATGAAATGCCCAGATGGATGGAGTTGGTCTATCCTGATCCTGCTTCGAACTTAACAGCTGATTTCCTCATCAAAGAAGTTCTTCAACTTAAACCTGGGGAGATAAGGATAGGGCTGGATTTCAGTGTAGGGACCGGAACATTTGCCGCGAGGATGAGGGAGTTCAATGTGACTATCGTGTCAGCTACTATAAACCTTGGAGCTCCCTTTAACGAGATGATTGCTTTACGAGGGCTCGTTCCTATCTACTTGACTATTAATCAGAGGCTTCCCTTCTTCGACAACACGCTCGATATCATCCACACGACGAGGTTTCTCGATGGTTGGATCGATCTCATACTCTTGGACTTTGTTTTGTATGATTGGGATAGGGTTCTTAGACCCGGTGGCTTATTATGGATCGACAGTTTCTTTTGCGCGAAGGAGGATTTGGACGATTATTTGGAGGCGTTTAAGATTCTGCGGTACAAGAAGCACAAGTGGGTTATTGTACCAAAGATGGATAAAGATGGTGAGGAAGTGTTCTTCTCAGCAGTTCTGGAGAAGCCACCTCGGCCTTTCTGA
- the LOC109717591 gene encoding probable membrane-associated kinase regulator 2: METLSLLKYWHGAAAASAPIVTATATAAAVETDENHNDDEEDDEGSFFDLEFAVPADEDAVDRESSAAESDDEAEGEFNFDVSGEGPRSGALSPSDDIFFKGGKLVQLEPPSVVIAPSDSDPKPQLPISLLKSATKLRVFMLGLRKSRSAAADEPDGGAAAPAATSPKHQGPSKFFVRFKVEEVPIVSLFTRDNSSRVSASKEAKPAEDAAAEETRFAKEAVKRYLSKIKPLYVRVSKRYTEKLRFATHPRSGGSAAAAAAARIVAGGEGDETDGEAEGAGPAPPPHTALVACGVKGPRASVPAGLRVVCKRLGKSRSASAAAEAAPARRSRSRSQRPPLSSGGATTRFSSSRTASRAPSRTASARSTPQRFGVRVGAVDERSRRWKIGDHRKRL, from the exons ATGGAAACCCTCAGCCTCCTCAAGTATTGgcacggcgccgccgccgcctccgctccCATtgtcaccgccaccgccaccgccgccgccgtggagACCGACGAAAACCAtaacgacgacgaggaggacgacgagggcTCCTTCTTCGACCTCGAGTTTGCCGTCCCTGCCGACGAGGACGCCGTCGACAGGGAGAGCTCCGCCGCGGAGTCGGACGACGAGGCGGAGGGGGAGTTCAACTTCGACGTCTCCGGCGAGGGGCCCCGCTCCGGAGCGCTCTCGCCCTCCGACGACATCTTCTTCAAGGGGGGGAAGCTCGTCCAACTGGAGCCCCCCTCCGTCGTGATCGCGCCCTCGGATTCCGATCCGAAGCCCCAGCTCCCCATCTCCCTCCTCAAATCCGCCACCAAGCTCCGCGTCTTCATGCTGGGGCTCCGCAAGTCGagatccgccgccgccgacgagcccgatggcggcgccgccgcccctgCGGCGACGTCGCCGAAGCACCAGGGCCCGAGCAAGTTCTTCGTCAGATTCAAGGTCGAGGAGGTCCCGATCGTGTCCCTCTTCACGCGGGACAACAGCTCGAGGGTTTCCGCGAGCAAGGAGGCGAAGCCCGCGGAGGacgccgcggcggaggagacgaGGTTCGCCAAGGAGGCGGTTAAGAGGTACCTCAGCAAGATCAAGCCGCTCTACGTTAGGGTTTCTAAGAGGTACACCGAGAAGCTTCGGTTCGCAACGCACCCGCGCTCCGGgggatcggcggcggcggcggcggcggcgaggatcGTCGCCGGAGGCGAAGGGGACGAGACGGACGGGGAGGCGGAGGGTGCGgggccggcgccgccgcctcaCACGGCGCTGGTGGCGTGCGGCGTGAAGGGGCCGAGGGCGAGCGTCCCCGCGGGGCTGAGGGTGGTGTGCAAGCGCCTCGGGAAGAGCCGATCAGCGTCGGCagccgccgaggccgcgccggcgcgccgcagccgcagccgcagccagCGCCCGCCGCTCAGCAGCGGCGGCGCGACGACTCGCTTCTCCAGCAGCAGGACGGCATCCAGAGCGCCATCGCGCACTGCAAGCGCTCGCTCAACTCCCCAGAG GTTCGGAGTCCGCGTTGGTGCGGTCGATGAGCGATCCAGGCGATGGAAGATCGGagatcatcgaaaacggctctgA